In the genome of Gloeotrichia echinulata CP02, one region contains:
- the ftsH gene encoding ATP-dependent zinc metalloprotease FtsH, which translates to MTNFGKKALKKQPSVKRVHWTGALAASLIVLPGILGGYPALAQKAERNNSPLTYGQLIQKTDRGEVKKVELDEAEQIARVYLAEKPDSPVEVRLLEQNTELINKLKEKNVDFAEVSSANSRAAVSLLINLMWILPLLALMLLFLRRSTNASNQAMNFGKSRARFQMEAKTGVKFEDVAGVEEAKEELQEVVTFLKQPERFTAVGARIPKGVLLIGPPGTGKTLLAKAIAGEAGVPFFSISGSEFVEMFVGVGASRVRDLFKKAKDNAPCLIFIDEIDAVGRQRGAGIGGGNDEREQTLNQLLTEMDGFEGNTGIIIIAATNRPDVLDAALLRPGRFDRQVIVDAPDLKGRLEILKVHARNKKIDPGVSLEAIARRTPGFTGADLANLLNEAAILTARRRKEAITLLEVDAAVDRVVAGMEGTALVDSKSKRLIAYHEVGHALVGTLLKNHDPVQKVTLIPRGQALGLTWFTPNEEQGLISRSQLKARITATLAGRAAEEIVFGKPEVTTGAGNDLQQVTNMARQMVTRFGMSELGPLSLENQSQEVFLGRDWMNKSEYSEEIAAKIDSQVREIINHCYQLSKKLLQDNRKVLEHLVDLLSDVETIDGELFRKIVAENAQLAEAKLTVSL; encoded by the coding sequence ATGACAAATTTCGGGAAAAAAGCATTGAAAAAACAGCCATCGGTAAAGCGCGTTCATTGGACTGGGGCCCTAGCAGCGAGTTTGATTGTATTACCAGGGATTTTGGGGGGTTATCCCGCATTAGCGCAAAAAGCAGAGCGCAATAATTCTCCCTTAACTTATGGCCAGTTGATTCAGAAAACAGACCGAGGGGAAGTCAAAAAAGTAGAACTTGACGAAGCCGAACAAATAGCAAGGGTATATTTAGCCGAAAAGCCAGATTCACCGGTAGAGGTGAGGCTTTTGGAACAAAACACAGAGTTAATTAATAAGCTTAAAGAAAAAAACGTTGATTTTGCTGAAGTTTCCTCTGCCAACAGTCGAGCTGCGGTGAGTTTGTTGATTAACCTGATGTGGATTTTACCACTTTTGGCGTTAATGCTATTGTTCCTCCGCCGCTCTACCAATGCTTCTAACCAAGCGATGAATTTTGGTAAATCCAGGGCTAGATTCCAAATGGAAGCAAAAACTGGTGTAAAATTTGAGGATGTGGCTGGGGTAGAAGAAGCCAAAGAAGAACTACAAGAAGTTGTTACCTTCCTCAAACAGCCAGAAAGATTTACCGCTGTAGGCGCACGTATTCCTAAAGGCGTGTTGTTAATCGGTCCTCCTGGTACTGGTAAAACTTTATTGGCAAAGGCGATCGCTGGCGAAGCTGGTGTACCATTTTTTAGTATTTCCGGCTCGGAATTTGTGGAAATGTTCGTGGGTGTGGGTGCTTCCCGCGTCCGCGACTTGTTTAAAAAAGCTAAAGATAATGCTCCCTGCTTGATTTTTATCGATGAAATCGATGCTGTAGGACGACAAAGAGGTGCTGGAATCGGTGGTGGTAACGATGAGCGCGAACAAACCCTCAACCAACTACTGACGGAGATGGATGGTTTTGAAGGTAACACTGGCATCATTATTATTGCTGCCACCAACCGCCCGGATGTTCTTGACGCAGCGCTATTGCGTCCCGGACGCTTTGATAGACAAGTGATAGTTGATGCACCAGATTTAAAAGGGCGACTAGAGATTTTAAAAGTCCATGCGCGGAATAAGAAAATTGATCCGGGCGTATCATTAGAGGCGATCGCTCGTCGTACTCCTGGTTTTACGGGCGCTGACTTAGCCAACCTACTCAATGAAGCTGCAATTCTCACCGCCAGAAGACGCAAAGAAGCGATTACCCTGCTAGAAGTTGATGCTGCTGTAGACCGGGTAGTCGCCGGGATGGAAGGTACCGCCTTAGTAGACAGCAAGAGTAAGCGCTTAATTGCCTACCATGAAGTAGGACACGCCTTGGTCGGCACCTTACTCAAAAACCATGACCCCGTGCAAAAAGTTACACTCATCCCCCGGGGACAAGCCTTGGGATTAACTTGGTTTACGCCCAATGAGGAGCAAGGATTAATTTCCCGTTCCCAACTCAAAGCCAGGATTACTGCCACTTTAGCAGGTCGCGCTGCCGAAGAAATTGTTTTCGGGAAGCCGGAAGTTACCACTGGTGCAGGAAATGACCTGCAACAAGTAACAAATATGGCGCGACAAATGGTAACACGATTTGGTATGTCTGAATTAGGGCCATTGTCTCTAGAAAATCAGAGCCAAGAGGTATTTTTGGGACGTGATTGGATGAATAAATCAGAATATTCTGAAGAAATTGCTGCCAAAATTGATTCCCAAGTCCGCGAAATTATTAACCATTGCTACCAACTATCAAAAAAATTGTTGCAGGACAACCGCAAAGTTTTGGAGCATCTAGTAGATTTGCTATCAGATGTAGAGACAATTGATGGCGAACTATTTCGGAAAATTGTCGCTGAAAATGCCCAATTAGCCGAGGCCAAATTGACTGTCAGTCTGTGA
- a CDS encoding phycobilisome rod-core linker polypeptide has translation MSIPLLEYAPSSQNQRVIGFEVPGDEQPRIYTTENLLSTTEMDDLITAAYRQIFHEQQMLSSNRQIFLESQLKARQITVKDFIYGLVLSDSFRRLNYDANNNYRFVEICVQRILGRKIYGDREKFAWSIVLATKGLKGLINDLLNSEEYINNFGNDTVPYQRRRVLPQHSQGELPFERMARYGTDYRDKLPLSMRGYKQVQPLTLQTFLRSSDRDVVLWLAASIVVLIALVYLLPIFGLLPHIGPY, from the coding sequence ATGTCAATTCCTTTGTTGGAGTATGCTCCTTCATCTCAAAATCAGCGTGTTATTGGCTTTGAGGTGCCTGGTGATGAACAACCGAGAATTTACACAACAGAGAACCTGCTGTCAACCACGGAAATGGATGACTTGATTACTGCTGCGTATCGGCAAATTTTTCATGAGCAGCAGATGCTGTCTAGTAATCGACAAATCTTTTTGGAATCTCAACTCAAAGCCAGACAGATTACGGTGAAAGACTTTATTTACGGATTAGTCTTATCCGATTCTTTTCGTCGGCTTAATTACGATGCCAACAATAATTATCGCTTTGTGGAAATCTGTGTACAACGGATTTTGGGACGGAAGATTTATGGCGATCGCGAAAAATTTGCTTGGTCAATAGTCCTGGCTACTAAAGGACTCAAAGGTTTAATTAACGATTTGCTCAACAGCGAAGAATATATCAACAACTTTGGTAACGATACGGTTCCTTATCAACGGCGTCGGGTTTTACCCCAGCATTCTCAGGGCGAGTTACCCTTTGAGCGGATGGCACGCTACGGCACCGATTATCGTGACAAGTTACCATTGTCCATGAGAGGATACAAGCAAGTTCAGCCATTGACTCTACAAACATTCTTGCGTAGTTCTGACAGAGATGTTGTCTTATGGCTAGCAGCTTCTATAGTCGTTTTGATAGCCTTAGTGTATTTGCTGCCAATATTTGGTTTATTGCCACACATTGGGCCTTACTAG
- a CDS encoding NADPH-dependent FMN reductase encodes MVKIVAIGGSLRPNSYTYLALQIAAQRVEALGAEIEILDLRQLQLPFCHGGKEYPEYPDVQRLRNSVYNADGLILATPEYHGGVSGVLKNALDLMSFEELSGKVTGLISVLGGQSNSNALNDLRLIVRWVHGWVIPEQIAIGQAYAAFSPEGKLLDEKLSQRFDQFAQSLVDNTRKLRGVS; translated from the coding sequence ATGGTGAAAATTGTTGCTATTGGTGGTAGTTTAAGACCCAACTCCTATACCTATCTGGCTTTGCAAATAGCAGCACAAAGGGTAGAAGCGCTAGGCGCAGAGATAGAAATTCTGGATTTGCGCCAGTTGCAGTTACCTTTTTGTCATGGCGGTAAGGAGTATCCAGAATATCCAGACGTTCAGCGATTACGGAATAGCGTTTACAATGCCGATGGGTTAATTTTAGCCACACCTGAGTATCATGGCGGCGTTAGTGGCGTGCTAAAAAATGCCCTAGATTTGATGAGCTTTGAAGAACTGTCTGGTAAAGTAACTGGACTGATTAGCGTATTAGGTGGTCAGTCGAATAGCAACGCCCTCAACGACCTAAGGCTAATTGTCCGCTGGGTACATGGTTGGGTAATACCAGAACAAATTGCCATTGGACAAGCTTACGCTGCCTTCAGTCCAGAGGGCAAGCTATTAGATGAAAAACTTTCCCAACGCTTTGATCAATTTGCTCAAAGTTTAGTTGACAACACCCGCAAGCTGCGAGGCGTTAGTTAG
- a CDS encoding ferrochelatase, producing MVATPEKTQHTHEHLSAKDRVAVLLMGYGEVESYEDFANYNEQALNLLTAKFAPVPTWIYPPLAKLLALFDRHEWGHTHHDFISPHNAIFEKQRAGIEHDLQHKWGEGVKVFKAFNFCAPFLPNQVLAEIKNQGFEKILIYPLLVVDSIFTSGIAVEQVNNALAELADGNEHWLKGLRYIPSFFNEPAYINLMARLVEEKINPDIAAAYLPSQIGIVLMNHGCPHKAKGFTSGITESQALYDLVRDKLINRYPLISVGWLNHDTPLIEWTLPNAEQAANNLIQLGAKVVIFMPIGFATENHETLLDVHHIIHALEKKHPQVDYVQMACVNDHPEFLAMAAEWANAHIGELLSAEAMTVNPQLTNHHHHHHH from the coding sequence GTGGTTGCCACGCCGGAAAAAACACAACACACCCACGAGCATCTATCAGCTAAAGACCGTGTAGCCGTATTGCTTATGGGCTACGGCGAAGTCGAAAGCTATGAAGATTTTGCTAACTATAACGAACAGGCTTTAAATCTACTGACAGCAAAATTTGCACCTGTCCCCACTTGGATTTATCCGCCCCTCGCCAAGCTTTTGGCGTTATTTGACCGTCATGAGTGGGGACACACACACCACGATTTTATCTCCCCACACAACGCCATCTTTGAAAAGCAACGTGCTGGAATCGAGCATGATTTGCAACATAAGTGGGGTGAAGGGGTCAAAGTCTTCAAGGCTTTCAACTTTTGCGCCCCTTTCTTACCTAACCAAGTTTTGGCGGAAATTAAAAACCAAGGCTTTGAAAAAATTCTGATTTATCCTTTACTGGTAGTTGATTCGATCTTTACCAGCGGGATTGCGGTTGAGCAAGTTAACAATGCTTTAGCCGAGTTGGCTGATGGTAATGAACACTGGTTAAAAGGACTGCGCTATATTCCTTCTTTCTTCAATGAGCCAGCCTACATCAATTTGATGGCTCGTTTGGTAGAAGAGAAAATTAACCCTGACATAGCAGCAGCTTACCTACCTTCTCAAATCGGGATTGTGCTGATGAATCACGGTTGTCCCCACAAAGCTAAAGGCTTCACCTCTGGGATTACCGAAAGTCAAGCACTGTACGACTTGGTACGTGATAAGTTGATTAACCGCTATCCTTTAATTTCTGTCGGTTGGCTCAACCATGATACACCCCTAATTGAATGGACTCTGCCCAATGCCGAGCAAGCAGCCAATAACCTGATTCAATTGGGTGCAAAAGTGGTAATTTTTATGCCGATTGGCTTTGCGACAGAAAACCACGAAACTTTATTAGATGTGCATCATATCATCCATGCTTTAGAGAAAAAGCATCCCCAAGTGGACTATGTGCAAATGGCTTGTGTCAACGACCATCCCGAATTTTTGGCTATGGCTGCTGAATGGGCGAATGCTCATATTGGTGAGTTGCTGTCGGCCGAAGCAATGACGGTTAATCCCCAGTTAACCAATCACCATCACCACCATCATCATTAA
- a CDS encoding EamA family transporter has translation MGRFEKQPDNPRVRGEISRAAETALWGVVEDLENLQQHVLRSLQEDVKRLQADKNRLSDEIQRLVDEKQQLQQVRQITEQQVLIRQLAEALAKHISSQLQSSLTTLASQTLENTPRAGLKSEQSLSTPETVNNEKVEQLFGALDNTLSITFNSLQQEIKSYQGNISQQLSQMRSQQQQGEAILTELINRLEGLEKTVEETSLKVVNVSPSRESRSPEQPAVKVSSPTVLQLSEPEQNGYFKPSPQLGGVTSQITEPISVIPRELPASETTLEPVVSSLITPAPTENSPEPISVIPRELPASETTLEPVVSSLITPAPTENSPEPISVIPRELPASETTLEPVVSSLITPAPTENSPEPISVIPRELPASETTLEPVVSSTMTPAPTKNSPEPISVIPRELPASETTLEPVLSSTMTPAPTENSPEPISVIPRELPERKIRREPTPLSRREKATPPTPSTPRAQTLSPIQIGFLLIVLSTVLSSLYNVAIKVLFQEGSQVLGVTVEGLILPNLGNTFLILMLRLLVVVPLMLMLAPMMHSQIWEDLQNLFDSAGAKPNSTDGKKPKTLQLSIASGCCLFLSQVLIYIAIGQITTGAAIALFFIYPIISGLLSWLLFRDRPSLFRSGAIGALFCGELLVLGGASSTSTGNVVLGSSAAIFAGIAFSAYVILTRLCANKVHPVSLTLINFTTMLLLSCICLLIPLPSDWSLNIDMTKILEIILTAFILGVLTLCSYVLNNIGISKLGASRSAIIGASVPILTVIFAGLIIQDSLEIVQILGVLLVTFSAAAFSFESLQNQVKSSSSTN, from the coding sequence ATGGGGCGATTTGAGAAGCAACCAGACAACCCGCGAGTAAGAGGCGAGATATCCAGAGCAGCAGAAACTGCTTTATGGGGTGTAGTTGAGGATTTAGAAAATCTTCAGCAGCATGTCCTCAGGTCGTTACAGGAAGACGTAAAGCGGCTTCAGGCGGACAAAAACCGTTTAAGTGATGAGATTCAACGCCTGGTCGATGAAAAACAACAGTTACAACAAGTACGACAAATCACAGAGCAGCAGGTGCTAATTCGTCAGCTAGCAGAAGCTTTGGCCAAGCATATATCTTCGCAGCTGCAATCATCTCTGACTACTTTAGCTAGCCAAACATTAGAGAACACCCCCAGAGCGGGGCTGAAGTCAGAACAGTCCCTCAGCACCCCTGAAACTGTGAACAATGAAAAGGTTGAACAACTTTTTGGTGCTTTGGATAACACCCTCAGCATTACCTTTAACTCCCTACAACAGGAAATTAAGAGCTATCAAGGTAATATTTCCCAACAGTTGTCTCAGATGCGGAGCCAACAACAGCAAGGGGAAGCTATTTTAACGGAGTTAATTAATCGTCTGGAGGGGTTGGAAAAAACAGTTGAGGAAACTTCACTAAAAGTAGTAAATGTTTCACCGTCTCGTGAGTCGCGATCGCCGGAACAACCAGCAGTAAAAGTTTCATCACCTACTGTATTACAACTGAGTGAGCCAGAACAGAATGGTTACTTTAAACCATCACCGCAGCTGGGAGGAGTAACGAGTCAAATCACTGAGCCAATTTCTGTCATCCCCAGAGAATTACCAGCCAGTGAAACAACATTAGAGCCTGTGGTGTCATCGCTGATCACACCAGCGCCAACAGAAAACTCCCCTGAGCCAATTTCTGTCATCCCCAGAGAATTACCAGCCAGTGAAACAACATTAGAGCCTGTGGTGTCATCGCTGATCACACCAGCGCCAACAGAAAACTCCCCTGAGCCAATTTCTGTCATCCCCAGAGAATTACCAGCCAGTGAAACAACATTAGAGCCTGTGGTGTCATCGCTGATCACACCAGCGCCAACAGAAAACTCCCCTGAGCCAATTTCTGTCATCCCCAGAGAATTACCAGCCAGTGAAACGACATTAGAGCCTGTGGTGTCATCAACAATGACACCAGCGCCAACAAAAAACTCCCCTGAGCCAATTTCTGTTATTCCCAGAGAATTACCAGCCAGTGAAACGACATTAGAGCCTGTGCTGTCATCAACAATGACACCAGCGCCAACAGAAAACTCCCCTGAGCCAATTTCTGTTATTCCCAGAGAATTACCAGAACGCAAAATTAGGAGAGAGCCTACTCCACTATCGCGCAGAGAAAAAGCAACACCCCCAACACCAAGCACACCCCGCGCTCAAACATTGTCACCTATTCAGATAGGGTTTTTGTTGATTGTGTTGTCTACGGTGTTGTCATCGCTGTATAACGTCGCCATTAAAGTGCTGTTTCAAGAAGGTTCTCAGGTTCTAGGAGTGACGGTAGAGGGCTTGATTTTGCCGAACTTGGGGAATACTTTCTTAATTTTAATGCTGCGGTTGCTGGTCGTTGTGCCACTAATGTTAATGTTAGCGCCGATGATGCATTCACAAATATGGGAAGACTTGCAAAATCTGTTTGATTCCGCAGGAGCTAAACCAAATTCTACTGATGGGAAAAAACCGAAAACTTTGCAGTTGTCAATAGCCAGTGGATGCTGTTTGTTTCTCTCCCAGGTGCTAATTTACATTGCGATTGGTCAAATTACAACTGGCGCGGCGATCGCGCTTTTCTTTATCTATCCGATTATCAGCGGACTGTTGTCTTGGCTTTTATTTCGCGATCGCCCTAGCTTATTCCGTTCCGGTGCGATCGGCGCTCTTTTTTGCGGTGAACTGCTAGTTTTGGGAGGTGCATCCAGTACGAGTACAGGTAATGTTGTGCTGGGGAGCAGCGCCGCTATTTTTGCGGGAATCGCTTTTTCTGCCTACGTTATTCTAACAAGGTTGTGTGCTAATAAAGTCCATCCTGTCTCTTTGACTCTAATTAACTTCACTACCATGTTGCTCTTGAGCTGTATCTGTTTGCTCATACCTTTACCGAGCGACTGGAGTCTGAACATTGACATGACTAAGATATTGGAAATTATTTTAACTGCTTTTATTTTGGGTGTACTGACTCTCTGCAGTTATGTGTTGAATAATATTGGGATTAGTAAACTAGGTGCATCTCGGTCAGCGATTATCGGCGCCAGTGTCCCAATTTTAACCGTCATTTTCGCTGGTTTGATTATTCAGGACAGCTTGGAAATTGTCCAGATTTTGGGAGTTTTACTAGTAACTTTTAGCGCCGCTGCTTTCAGCTTTGAAAGCTTGCAAAATCAAGTTAAGTCCTCTAGTTCCACAAATTAA
- the hetR gene encoding heterocyst differentiation master regulator HetR, translated as MSNDIDLIKRLGPSAMDQIMLYLAFSAMRTSGHRHGAFLDAAATAAKCAIYMTYLEQGQNLRMTGHLHHLEPKRVKIIVEEVRQALTEGKLLKMLGSQEPRYLIQLPYVWMEKYPWRPGRSRIPGTSLTTEEKRQIEQKLPSNLPDAQLITSFEFLELIEFLHKRSQEDMPPQNQMPLSEALAEHIKRRLLYSGTVTRIDSPWGMPFYALTRPFYAPADDQERTYIMVEDTARYFRIMKDWAERRPNAMRVLEELDIPPERWDQAQEELDEVIRAWADKYHQDGGVPMILQMVFGKKED; from the coding sequence ATGAGTAACGACATAGATCTGATCAAACGTCTCGGCCCCAGTGCGATGGATCAGATCATGCTTTATCTGGCTTTCAGTGCCATGCGGACGAGTGGGCACAGGCATGGGGCATTTTTAGATGCAGCAGCAACAGCGGCTAAGTGTGCTATTTACATGACCTATCTGGAGCAGGGACAAAACCTGCGGATGACAGGGCATTTGCACCACTTAGAGCCAAAGCGGGTGAAAATCATTGTAGAGGAAGTCAGACAAGCCCTGACTGAGGGCAAATTGTTGAAGATGCTCGGTTCTCAGGAACCGCGTTATCTAATTCAATTGCCTTACGTCTGGATGGAAAAATATCCTTGGCGACCGGGGAGATCGCGTATTCCCGGCACAAGTCTGACAACCGAAGAAAAAAGGCAAATTGAGCAGAAATTGCCCAGTAATCTGCCTGACGCCCAGTTAATCACCTCCTTTGAGTTTCTGGAATTAATTGAATTTCTGCACAAGCGATCGCAAGAGGATATGCCTCCCCAGAACCAGATGCCTTTAAGTGAAGCTTTGGCGGAGCATATTAAGCGCCGTCTGCTATACTCAGGCACTGTTACGCGGATTGATTCTCCTTGGGGAATGCCCTTTTATGCTCTGACCCGTCCTTTTTATGCGCCAGCGGACGATCAGGAGCGTACTTACATCATGGTCGAAGATACCGCTCGGTATTTTCGGATAATGAAAGATTGGGCAGAACGGCGACCAAATGCTATGCGAGTGTTGGAAGAGCTGGATATTCCACCAGAACGATGGGATCAGGCTCAAGAAGAATTGGATGAAGTCATCCGCGCTTGGGCAGATAAATATCACCAAGACGGTGGCGTTCCCATGATTTTACAGATGGTTTTTGGTAAAAAAGAAGACTAA